The following are from one region of the Geotrypetes seraphini chromosome 12, aGeoSer1.1, whole genome shotgun sequence genome:
- the IER3 gene encoding radiation-inducible immediate-early gene IEX-1, whose translation MCWARDHRGLKVTVSATAAHLPPPQIAMAQPSRSLGRTAPGAQFFTFDPLPETLGTEQRVPSQIKGKKRCRKVLYPPVVRRYLPAEEKCQGQRLLFLLLGIVFFQVYNATESQEDALVPYSAPGIGAQQHPFLEETLGHPEDYWQREDLTVSSLALEKPTKGECLPCPSGRHWALTEETISNRMGSVTRDITTPKLCLTQP comes from the exons ATGTGCTGGGCTCGTGATCACAGAGGGCTGAAGGTGACTGTGTCTGCTACAGCTGCCCACCTGCCCCCACCACAGATAGCAATGGCTCAGCCTAGCAGGTCCTTGGGCAGGACAGCCCCAGGAGCCCAGTTCTTCACCTTTGATCCCTTGCCCGAGACTCTAGGGACAGAACAGCGAGTTCCGTCCCAGATAAAAGGCAAGAAACGCTGCAGGAAAGTGCTGTATCCGCCAGTG GTAAGAAGATACCTTCCAGCTGAGGAAAAATGCCAGGGCCAGCGACTCCTCTTTCTCTTGCTGGGGATCGTCTTTTTCCAGGTATATAACGCCACCGAGAGCCAAGAGGATGCGTTGGTACCCTATTCAGCGCCAGGGATTGGAgctcagcagcacccctttctgGAAGAGACACTAGGGCACCCAGAGGATTACTGGCAGAGGGAAGACCTGACAGTGAGCAGCCTGGCACTGGAGAAACCAACAAAAGGCGAATGCTTGCCTTGTCCCTCTGGTCGTCACTGGGCTCTTACAGAGGAGACCATAAGCAACAGAATGGGGTCAGTCACAAGGGACATTACTACACCAAAATTGTGCTTAACACAGCCTTAG